One part of the Microbulbifer sp. THAF38 genome encodes these proteins:
- a CDS encoding GIN domain-containing protein, producing the protein MATTRKAFLAPMFALLAFFAFSSAVAEAEKTENKNFDVSGFTRVSLRGSSHVEVIQGDHFAVNATGPTDVMPHAKAEVRGSTLELSVDDNTQNWFGVITITRDLDQKVQFTVTMPKVEGIEVTGSGQAVAETLESETLDLKVTGSGTVRVAKAAAENLSAYVTGSGDLILDKALSVSSEIGISGSGDIFLGGITGEKLTAEIKGSGDMRVGGRVADVNIRIMGSGDFVGRSLRADNASGSVMGSGDIVLKRPQKDSFSVMGSGDVALVD; encoded by the coding sequence ATGGCAACCACTAGAAAAGCTTTTTTAGCCCCGATGTTTGCTCTGCTGGCCTTCTTTGCCTTTAGCAGTGCCGTCGCTGAGGCAGAAAAAACGGAAAATAAAAACTTCGATGTCAGTGGATTTACCCGAGTTTCCCTGCGGGGTAGCTCCCATGTTGAAGTAATTCAGGGGGACCATTTTGCCGTAAATGCGACTGGCCCAACTGATGTAATGCCTCACGCTAAAGCGGAGGTGAGAGGCAGTACGTTGGAGTTGTCTGTGGATGACAACACTCAGAACTGGTTTGGTGTGATCACCATTACCCGGGACCTGGATCAGAAGGTACAGTTTACGGTTACCATGCCAAAGGTTGAGGGAATCGAGGTGACAGGTTCCGGCCAGGCCGTGGCGGAGACCCTCGAAAGTGAAACGCTTGACTTAAAAGTTACAGGCTCTGGCACCGTGCGCGTTGCCAAAGCGGCGGCTGAGAATCTCAGCGCTTATGTTACTGGCTCTGGGGACCTGATCCTGGATAAGGCATTATCTGTCAGCAGTGAAATAGGTATCAGCGGTTCGGGGGATATTTTCCTTGGTGGAATCACCGGAGAGAAGCTCACAGCAGAGATCAAGGGCTCGGGGGATATGCGAGTTGGCGGTCGTGTAGCCGACGTTAACATTCGAATCATGGGCTCTGGTGACTTTGTCGGCCGTAGCTTGCGTGCAGATAACGCCAGTGGCTCTGTGATGGGGTCCGGGGATATCGTCCTCAAGCGCCCGCAGAAAGATTCTTTTTCCGTAATGGGATCGGGCGACGTTGCACTGGTAGACTAA
- a CDS encoding Hsp20 family protein → MRNFDFSPLYRSAIGFDRMASLLDAMNSSEQKQPSYPPYDIELTGEDSYRITMAVAGFEQSELDIQVEQNRLSVSSKKPEDTSQRNFLHRGIAARNFERRFQLADHVKVTDAKLANGLLHIELVREIPEAMKPRKIQISEGNLLNHDRTEKAEAGKKPDTVAA, encoded by the coding sequence ATGCGTAACTTTGATTTTTCTCCCTTATACCGTTCTGCAATCGGCTTTGATCGTATGGCTAGCCTGTTGGATGCAATGAACTCCAGCGAGCAGAAGCAACCCTCTTACCCTCCCTATGATATAGAGCTTACCGGTGAGGACAGCTACAGAATCACAATGGCTGTGGCGGGGTTTGAGCAGTCTGAACTAGATATTCAGGTTGAGCAAAATCGCTTGAGTGTAAGTAGTAAAAAGCCTGAAGATACCTCGCAGAGAAATTTCCTGCACCGCGGTATCGCAGCGAGAAATTTTGAGCGGCGCTTCCAGCTCGCAGATCACGTTAAGGTGACCGATGCAAAGCTTGCTAATGGCTTGCTCCATATTGAGCTGGTGCGAGAAATACCCGAGGCGATGAAGCCTCGAAAAATCCAGATTAGTGAAGGTAATTTACTAAATCACGATCGGACTGAAAAAGCCGAGGCAGGAAAAAAACCTGACACGGTAGCCGCTTAA
- the thpR gene encoding RNA 2',3'-cyclic phosphodiesterase has product MQKKESLSGQSTCRLFIGIRPDDASQIFLEGITDLCREQLKGISASHIRWANPANRHLTLAFLGDTQKEKIPHLKQGIIELAHSVNSFQSRIHSLNPFPRPQSSCLAVGLLPNPYLTALNEKCQQLISELGMEPESKPYRPHITLARCKKGFRQLAPLSLDFPFLAKNIILYQSTPQVEQSHYHPLLEVNLYAE; this is encoded by the coding sequence ATGCAAAAAAAAGAAAGTTTGTCGGGGCAATCAACTTGTCGACTATTTATTGGCATACGACCTGACGATGCTTCGCAAATATTCCTAGAGGGCATAACCGATCTTTGCCGTGAGCAGCTTAAAGGAATTAGTGCCAGTCACATTCGTTGGGCTAACCCCGCTAACCGGCACCTAACCCTGGCTTTTCTGGGAGACACCCAAAAAGAAAAGATCCCACACCTGAAGCAAGGAATTATTGAACTCGCACATTCCGTGAATAGCTTTCAGAGCCGCATTCACTCTCTTAACCCGTTCCCGAGACCGCAATCCAGCTGTCTTGCTGTAGGATTGTTACCGAATCCTTACCTGACTGCGCTCAATGAGAAGTGCCAACAACTTATTAGTGAATTAGGTATGGAGCCAGAAAGTAAGCCATATCGGCCACATATCACTCTGGCGCGATGTAAAAAGGGATTTCGACAACTTGCACCACTTAGCTTGGACTTTCCTTTTCTGGCTAAAAATATCATTCTCTACCAGAGCACTCCCCAAGTAGAGCAAAGTCATTACCACCCCTTGCTGGAAGTGAATCTTTACGCTGAATAG
- a CDS encoding helix-turn-helix domain-containing protein, whose amino-acid sequence MADMDVCGEVNEAGDLGARLKLVRKIHGISQRQLARQAGVTNATVSFIEQGRVSPSVGSLEKILNSVPMSLAEFFSLNLAESEQIFFRASEMPEIGDGRVLCHLLGGAQQGRSMSILRKVFPAGQDSGPEQQLLDGEVGGIVIAGELEVAAGSDFALLEVGDGYYFSARRPHRFRNPGGTDCVVISAVTASQPHVAPLPVQVQQELAIQGESRHGAEQAD is encoded by the coding sequence ATGGCAGACATGGATGTTTGTGGTGAAGTCAACGAGGCCGGGGATCTTGGCGCCCGGCTGAAACTGGTGCGAAAAATTCATGGAATTTCCCAGCGGCAATTAGCGCGGCAAGCTGGTGTTACCAATGCCACCGTGTCCTTTATTGAACAGGGCAGGGTGAGTCCATCTGTGGGGTCGCTTGAAAAAATATTGAATAGCGTGCCTATGTCCTTGGCTGAGTTTTTCTCTTTGAATCTTGCCGAATCAGAGCAGATTTTCTTTCGTGCCAGTGAAATGCCGGAAATTGGTGATGGCCGGGTTCTCTGTCATCTGCTCGGTGGTGCTCAGCAGGGGCGCTCCATGTCAATTCTTCGCAAAGTATTTCCCGCTGGGCAAGATTCCGGGCCTGAACAACAGCTTCTCGATGGAGAGGTGGGGGGGATTGTGATTGCCGGAGAGCTGGAAGTTGCCGCGGGATCGGATTTCGCCTTGCTAGAGGTTGGTGATGGTTATTATTTCAGCGCGCGGCGTCCTCATCGCTTCCGCAATCCCGGGGGTACTGACTGCGTGGTTATCAGTGCTGTGACAGCATCTCAACCTCATGTGGCCCCCTTACCAGTGCAAGTTCAACAGGAGCTTGCAATACAGGGTGAATCGCGCCACGGGGCTGAACAGGCAGATTAA
- a CDS encoding YcjX family protein, which produces MESQVTGTGQVSLEDPSDQRDKRSRRLKEKLRHWGRGAQEKSHWVAERLMDRRVCVGVTGLSGAGKSTLLTSLIYQLSHPQKAQLPGFAPALNGDLLGAELKPALDSGLPVFDYESCLKALMSNPPRWPQSTRDVSAMELHIHLRRHRRFRGSGHKTLILELRDYPGEWLMDLPMMRMDFRDWCRHQAHVIGGDTRAGLAPELLQRLAALSPQAEAKESELAALWRDYRQFLLDCRGERKLSYLQPGRALLDDEEYLVLPLLDLRGFSADELRQLPESSNYQVLRRHYETYVHDRVAPFLESHFKHLDRQLVLVDMIGTLFAGEQALEDMRLAFTHIADTFRYGESGLLSKLWRPKVNRLLFAATKVDQVLAADHDALRQLLGQQLQQTFTGARHRGLPIFSEAIAAVRCSREDQRNGRRMLVGHDLNGRYLGFENAEISSHLPSEEGGWSHYTGAAPPQLRPPQGMDAGSIPHIRVDALLNLLLGDKV; this is translated from the coding sequence ATGGAATCGCAGGTGACAGGGACTGGGCAGGTGAGCCTGGAAGACCCTTCAGATCAAAGAGATAAACGCAGTCGACGCCTCAAGGAAAAACTGCGCCACTGGGGGCGGGGGGCACAGGAAAAATCTCATTGGGTTGCCGAGCGCCTCATGGATCGCCGTGTCTGTGTGGGGGTGACGGGCTTGAGTGGTGCGGGTAAGTCGACCCTGCTCACCAGTCTCATTTATCAGCTGAGCCACCCACAGAAAGCACAGTTGCCTGGCTTTGCCCCCGCGTTAAACGGAGACTTACTGGGCGCGGAGTTAAAGCCTGCCCTCGATTCCGGCCTGCCAGTATTTGATTATGAAAGCTGCCTGAAGGCCTTGATGTCAAACCCGCCCAGGTGGCCGCAGAGTACCCGCGATGTTTCGGCAATGGAATTGCATATTCATCTTAGACGCCACCGCCGTTTTCGTGGCAGTGGGCACAAGACCCTGATTCTGGAGCTGCGGGACTATCCGGGTGAGTGGTTAATGGACCTGCCGATGATGCGAATGGATTTTCGCGATTGGTGCCGGCATCAGGCCCATGTTATTGGGGGCGACACGCGTGCCGGGTTGGCGCCGGAGCTTCTGCAGCGTTTGGCTGCGCTTTCTCCTCAGGCTGAGGCAAAGGAGTCCGAGTTGGCAGCGCTGTGGCGTGACTATCGCCAGTTTCTCTTGGACTGTCGTGGTGAGCGCAAACTCAGCTATTTGCAGCCAGGACGCGCGCTATTGGATGATGAAGAATACCTTGTATTACCCCTGCTGGACCTTAGGGGCTTTAGTGCCGATGAGTTGAGGCAGTTGCCTGAGAGCAGTAATTACCAGGTTCTGCGTCGCCACTATGAAACCTATGTACATGACAGGGTAGCCCCTTTTTTGGAGAGTCACTTCAAGCATCTCGACCGGCAATTGGTACTGGTAGATATGATCGGTACCCTGTTTGCAGGCGAGCAGGCCCTGGAGGATATGCGCCTGGCGTTTACCCATATTGCCGATACCTTTCGCTACGGAGAGTCCGGCCTGCTCAGCAAATTATGGCGACCAAAAGTGAATCGTCTGTTATTTGCCGCAACCAAGGTTGATCAGGTGCTCGCTGCCGATCACGACGCCCTACGTCAGCTACTTGGGCAGCAATTGCAGCAGACATTTACCGGAGCGCGTCACCGAGGCTTGCCGATTTTTAGTGAAGCGATTGCCGCCGTACGGTGTTCCCGCGAGGATCAGCGCAATGGGCGGCGCATGCTGGTGGGGCATGATCTAAATGGGCGTTATTTGGGCTTTGAAAATGCCGAGATATCTTCGCATCTTCCCAGTGAAGAGGGTGGCTGGAGTCATTACACCGGTGCCGCTCCGCCTCAGTTGCGCCCTCCGCAGGGGATGGATGCCGGCTCCATTCCACATATCCGTGTCGATGCGCTTTTGAATTTGCTGCTTGGAGATAAGGTTTGA
- a CDS encoding GlxA family transcriptional regulator, whose protein sequence is MRTVTFLLIDQMLATGTVLPLEMLRGAESRARVEGLAEPLRLVTASIDGQAVKTRCGFTFQPDVPLDEAPDSDLIYIPALWRNPRPALKRSGKLLNWLRTQAEGGAAINAVGTGVCFLAEAGLLDGKPATTHWHYFDQFSSDYPKVKLKRQYFITQADKLFCAASVNALADVTVHMIRQLYGAAVASHVERNFSHEIRRPFEEIAYSEGAVHLHPDEDIVQAQAWLKEHCNTEVRLSEVAQMFDMSVRSFNRRFKLATGQTPLQYLQNVRVDMARELLQSSNLSVNEIAEKVGYQDMGHFTALFKKFLATTPSEYRATVRAKLFRVNT, encoded by the coding sequence ATGCGAACGGTTACCTTTCTTCTGATTGATCAAATGCTGGCTACCGGCACCGTACTACCCCTAGAGATGTTACGTGGGGCCGAGAGCCGTGCCCGAGTAGAAGGACTGGCCGAGCCCTTGCGCTTGGTGACGGCAAGCATCGACGGGCAAGCTGTTAAAACCCGCTGCGGCTTTACCTTTCAACCCGATGTGCCTTTGGATGAAGCACCAGACAGCGATTTAATCTATATCCCGGCACTTTGGCGTAACCCTCGACCCGCCTTGAAACGCAGCGGAAAGCTCTTAAACTGGCTGAGGACCCAAGCCGAAGGCGGAGCTGCCATCAATGCAGTGGGCACAGGTGTCTGCTTTCTGGCCGAAGCGGGCTTGCTCGATGGTAAGCCAGCCACCACCCACTGGCATTATTTCGACCAGTTCAGCTCTGACTATCCCAAGGTCAAATTGAAGCGCCAGTACTTTATTACTCAGGCTGATAAGCTTTTTTGCGCGGCCAGTGTGAATGCCCTGGCAGATGTCACCGTCCATATGATCAGGCAACTCTATGGGGCAGCTGTTGCCAGTCACGTTGAACGTAATTTTTCCCATGAGATTCGACGGCCTTTTGAGGAAATTGCCTATTCCGAAGGCGCTGTGCACCTGCATCCAGATGAAGATATTGTCCAGGCTCAAGCGTGGCTGAAAGAACACTGTAATACTGAGGTAAGACTTAGTGAGGTGGCACAAATGTTCGACATGAGCGTACGCTCTTTCAACCGACGCTTTAAATTGGCCACAGGACAGACACCACTGCAATATCTACAGAATGTACGCGTAGACATGGCCCGGGAATTACTTCAGTCCAGCAATCTATCAGTGAATGAAATTGCTGAAAAAGTTGGCTATCAGGATATGGGCCACTTCACTGCCTTGTTCAAAAAGTTTCTAGCCACTACACCAAGTGAATACCGAGCCACTGTCAGAGCCAAACTATTCCGGGTGAACACCTGA
- the gorA gene encoding glutathione-disulfide reductase has protein sequence MAEYEFDLFVIGAGSGGVRASRMAAAQGMKVAVAEDRYMGGTCVNVGCVPKKLFVYASGFSEDFTDAKAYGWENSSAEFHWPTLRENNAREVSRLNDIYRNLLANSDVTVIDGRAKVIGPNTVLVNGREYTAQRILVATGGWPFVPEIPGKEFILTSNDVFALETFPSRVLVVGGGYIAVEFAGIFAGLGAEAHLSYRRDLFLRGFDRDIRHFVRDEMVKKNIDLKFNHQVSAIEKLQDGSFLVHAEDGSSLNVDMVLYATGRVANTEGLGLKEQGVVLHRDGTISVDDNFRTNIHSIYALGDVTGEPQLTPVALAEAMALVKHWRTGKTAEIDYNNIPTAVFCQPNIGTVGLSEEEARDSGVSVTVYKSEFRPMRHTVSGNTERTLMKLVVDADTDKVIGVHMVGDDAGEIIQGLAVALKAGATKRVFDETIGIHPTAAEEFVTMRTPVGG, from the coding sequence TTGGCTGAATATGAATTTGACCTTTTTGTGATTGGGGCGGGCTCAGGTGGTGTACGAGCCTCACGCATGGCCGCTGCGCAAGGAATGAAGGTGGCAGTGGCTGAAGATCGCTATATGGGGGGCACCTGCGTAAACGTGGGGTGCGTTCCCAAGAAATTATTCGTTTATGCCAGTGGTTTTAGTGAAGATTTTACCGATGCTAAAGCCTATGGTTGGGAAAACTCCTCCGCTGAATTCCACTGGCCAACTTTACGTGAGAATAATGCGCGTGAAGTGTCTCGGCTCAACGATATTTACCGCAATTTGCTCGCAAATTCTGATGTGACTGTTATTGATGGGCGCGCCAAAGTGATAGGTCCCAACACTGTCTTGGTGAATGGCCGTGAATATACTGCCCAGAGAATTTTGGTGGCGACAGGCGGCTGGCCTTTTGTCCCAGAAATTCCTGGCAAAGAATTCATCTTAACCTCCAACGATGTATTCGCACTGGAAACCTTCCCCAGCAGAGTACTCGTTGTTGGCGGGGGGTATATCGCCGTTGAGTTTGCAGGCATCTTCGCGGGCTTGGGAGCTGAAGCACATCTTTCTTACCGCCGTGATTTATTCCTTCGGGGCTTTGATCGTGATATTCGCCACTTTGTTCGCGATGAGATGGTGAAGAAAAACATCGATTTGAAATTTAACCATCAAGTGAGCGCCATTGAAAAATTGCAAGATGGCAGCTTCCTAGTACATGCCGAGGACGGCTCCAGTTTGAATGTGGACATGGTTCTCTACGCGACAGGCAGGGTTGCCAATACCGAAGGTCTTGGTTTGAAAGAGCAGGGGGTGGTACTGCACAGAGATGGCACTATTTCAGTAGATGATAATTTTCGCACTAACATTCACTCTATTTATGCCCTCGGAGATGTCACTGGTGAACCGCAGTTGACACCCGTGGCCCTTGCAGAAGCGATGGCTCTAGTGAAGCATTGGCGTACCGGAAAGACAGCAGAAATTGATTACAACAATATTCCTACAGCAGTATTTTGCCAACCAAACATTGGTACTGTGGGGCTGTCCGAAGAAGAGGCGAGAGACTCTGGGGTTTCGGTTACTGTCTACAAGTCGGAGTTTCGTCCCATGCGCCATACAGTGAGTGGAAATACTGAGCGCACACTGATGAAGCTGGTGGTTGATGCCGATACCGACAAGGTGATTGGCGTGCACATGGTTGGTGATGATGCCGGTGAGATTATCCAGGGCCTGGCTGTGGCTTTGAAGGCGGGTGCGACCAAGAGAGTCTTTGATGAGACTATCGGAATTCACCCAACGGCCGCAGAAGAATTTGTCACTATGCGTACACCAGTAGGCGGTTGA
- a CDS encoding beta-ketoacyl synthase gives MQRLPVITAFGGFNPAGRSSFHRGYARMVFDKLGQRERVDTLSDLAALMGLRTGTIGPLEPGLEERVLKGTLVRELEARIYDYHRCHYHQAANLANPTGISFEVSTRQLPHPLPGDWQVETIGSGRVRVTTTSLSVMLDSFREIPVGAAGQLPTGFEPGERYNSRFHPRGLQLAVLGASDAVLSMGIGWDEVVAAAGPGNISVYASSAMSQLDPYGNGGLMQSRLRGSRVSSKQLALGLNSMPADFVNAYVLGNVGSTGAVTGACASYLYNLRAGVEDIRSGRARVAVVGATEAPLVPEIVDGYSTMGALATTENLRKIFSGDVDFRRTSRPFGDNCGFTLGEGTQWAILMDDALAVELGANIHGSVAGVYINADGYKKSISAPGPGNYLTMARAMAESRAIVGDESLKRRSFVQAHGSSTPQNRVTESAILDRLAGVFGVREWPVCAVKAYVGHTVAVASGDQLISALGIFNRGILPGIVTIDKVADDVHQDNLQISCEHVERDPASLDLAFLNSKGFGGNNATAAVLSPHVTRNMLEKRYGEKAMLTHHRKNESVVEQAVAYDVKASKGELQTIYRFGEGLIDEDQIDLAVDKVVLPGFPPVELDVNNPFADMTE, from the coding sequence ATGCAGCGCCTTCCCGTAATTACCGCGTTTGGTGGTTTCAACCCTGCAGGACGAAGCTCCTTTCACCGTGGCTATGCCCGAATGGTGTTCGATAAGCTTGGGCAGAGAGAGCGGGTTGATACCCTCTCCGATCTCGCCGCGCTAATGGGGTTGCGCACCGGTACCATAGGCCCGTTGGAGCCGGGACTTGAGGAGAGGGTACTCAAGGGTACCTTGGTGCGTGAGCTGGAAGCGCGTATTTACGATTACCACCGCTGTCATTATCACCAGGCGGCGAATTTGGCTAACCCCACCGGTATCTCTTTTGAGGTTTCCACCCGTCAATTACCCCACCCCTTACCGGGCGATTGGCAGGTAGAAACTATCGGCAGCGGCAGAGTACGTGTGACCACGACGAGCCTGTCTGTCATGTTGGACAGCTTTCGCGAGATTCCTGTAGGGGCGGCTGGCCAGCTTCCCACAGGCTTTGAGCCAGGTGAGCGCTACAACTCCCGCTTTCACCCACGGGGATTGCAACTGGCGGTTTTGGGTGCCTCTGATGCAGTTCTCTCTATGGGGATTGGTTGGGATGAGGTTGTTGCTGCGGCGGGCCCCGGCAATATTTCTGTCTATGCCTCTTCAGCCATGAGCCAGCTCGACCCCTATGGCAATGGGGGACTGATGCAGTCCCGCCTGCGGGGCTCACGGGTAAGCTCCAAGCAGCTGGCGCTTGGTTTAAATAGCATGCCCGCGGATTTCGTGAATGCCTATGTGCTGGGCAATGTGGGGTCTACCGGAGCGGTGACCGGAGCCTGCGCCAGTTATTTATATAATTTGCGGGCCGGGGTTGAGGATATTCGTAGTGGCCGAGCTAGGGTGGCTGTAGTTGGAGCCACTGAGGCGCCTCTTGTGCCTGAGATTGTCGATGGTTATTCCACTATGGGCGCGCTCGCCACGACCGAAAACTTGCGAAAAATCTTTTCGGGTGATGTGGATTTCCGTCGCACCAGTCGTCCATTTGGAGATAACTGCGGTTTTACCCTGGGAGAGGGCACTCAGTGGGCGATCCTTATGGACGATGCTCTAGCCGTTGAGCTGGGGGCCAATATTCATGGTTCAGTTGCGGGTGTTTACATCAATGCCGATGGATATAAGAAATCGATCTCCGCTCCGGGGCCTGGAAACTATCTGACGATGGCTCGTGCAATGGCAGAGTCGAGAGCTATTGTCGGGGACGAGAGCCTGAAGAGGCGCAGCTTTGTGCAGGCCCACGGGTCGAGTACGCCACAAAATCGAGTGACAGAGTCCGCAATTCTCGATCGCCTGGCTGGTGTTTTTGGTGTGCGGGAATGGCCTGTATGTGCAGTTAAAGCCTATGTCGGCCACACGGTGGCAGTGGCCAGTGGAGATCAGTTAATTTCCGCGCTGGGAATTTTTAACCGGGGGATATTGCCGGGTATCGTCACAATTGACAAAGTGGCCGACGACGTCCATCAGGACAACTTACAGATCTCTTGCGAGCATGTGGAAAGAGATCCCGCTTCTCTGGATCTCGCGTTTCTGAACTCTAAAGGTTTTGGCGGCAATAATGCGACCGCCGCAGTGCTCTCTCCTCATGTGACTCGTAATATGCTGGAAAAACGCTACGGGGAAAAAGCGATGCTCACTCACCATAGAAAAAATGAATCTGTTGTTGAGCAGGCTGTGGCTTACGACGTGAAGGCGAGCAAAGGGGAATTGCAAACTATTTATCGTTTTGGTGAGGGGCTTATAGATGAGGATCAAATAGACCTTGCTGTCGATAAAGTTGTCCTCCCCGGTTTTCCTCCGGTAGAGCTTGATGTTAATAACCCGTTTGCCGATATGACTGAATAA
- a CDS encoding HPF/RaiA family ribosome-associated protein: MKSAPNDNIVFRDIDKSAALSNTVSKKLHKLERYCGDIIHSRVVLEAPHQHKSKGKQYKASLELAISGNPVTISNENESIHRAVNDTFASAERCLKERSERRKAQRHQALYEVVEEE; the protein is encoded by the coding sequence ATGAAATCTGCGCCTAACGATAACATTGTGTTCCGCGATATCGACAAATCAGCCGCCCTCTCAAACACGGTATCTAAAAAGTTACACAAACTGGAACGTTATTGTGGCGACATCATACATAGTCGTGTAGTTCTGGAAGCTCCCCACCAACACAAAAGCAAAGGCAAGCAATACAAGGCCTCACTTGAACTTGCTATCAGTGGCAATCCCGTGACCATCAGTAATGAAAATGAGTCTATCCACCGGGCCGTGAATGACACATTTGCCTCCGCCGAACGCTGCCTGAAAGAACGCAGCGAGCGCAGAAAAGCGCAGCGCCATCAGGCGCTTTACGAAGTAGTTGAGGAAGAGTAA
- a CDS encoding TIGR01620 family protein, whose translation MGDENKEAPRRVTRIESLQEPERDTPHRDTTRVESLHEEEGDIPRSITTGESLPDRIAFSELRLPVFRLKWLKPALLSSVALIVAVLAWELRQLYTWAADKHWGLGILAGVVIASFAAAIVSALWEFFRAGQPLRKLQKTQAMAAEMRECRSHEEAESFRRQLQEHFSAKPQGVLLNRVLDDAPDYYDSSELLQHLEVTFLNALDQEAQRRVVRHATTTGALVGLSPFASIDILVALRQSLRMIDDVAQIYGVQPSIVVRWRLFKKVLALVAYSGASEYAISEVWPDLVGDSLAGTVSARLGQGVGASLFMARIGLAAMQSCRPIPFAEKQRPRLSALIKRIGIGLKERMPEVFSVVGFGSRGAHTPTKSGEKFSRKR comes from the coding sequence ATGGGCGATGAGAATAAAGAGGCGCCACGCCGAGTTACCCGAATAGAGTCTTTACAGGAGCCAGAGAGAGACACTCCTCACAGGGATACAACCCGTGTAGAAAGCCTACACGAAGAAGAGGGGGACATTCCAAGATCTATCACTACAGGAGAGTCCCTACCCGATAGGATTGCCTTCTCGGAACTGCGCTTGCCTGTTTTTCGCCTTAAATGGTTAAAGCCGGCACTGCTCTCATCTGTTGCATTAATCGTGGCTGTCCTCGCTTGGGAATTACGCCAGTTATATACCTGGGCCGCGGATAAACACTGGGGGCTCGGTATTCTCGCCGGTGTAGTGATTGCAAGCTTCGCCGCTGCAATTGTCAGCGCTCTGTGGGAATTTTTCCGTGCTGGGCAGCCGCTGCGCAAGCTGCAAAAAACACAGGCCATGGCGGCTGAAATGCGGGAATGCCGCAGCCACGAGGAGGCGGAATCTTTTCGTCGACAGTTGCAGGAGCATTTCTCGGCGAAGCCTCAAGGGGTGCTGCTCAACCGAGTATTGGACGACGCACCGGATTACTATGATAGCAGTGAGTTACTGCAACACCTTGAAGTCACTTTCCTCAATGCTCTCGACCAGGAAGCGCAGCGCCGTGTGGTTCGCCATGCAACGACAACGGGTGCATTGGTGGGCCTCAGTCCTTTTGCCAGTATCGATATTCTGGTAGCTCTGCGCCAGTCGTTACGAATGATTGACGACGTAGCTCAAATTTATGGAGTGCAGCCATCAATCGTAGTGCGTTGGCGCCTTTTCAAGAAGGTCCTAGCATTGGTGGCCTATAGTGGTGCCAGTGAATACGCTATCAGTGAGGTGTGGCCAGACTTGGTGGGAGACAGTCTCGCTGGTACGGTTTCCGCGCGCCTCGGGCAGGGTGTAGGCGCAAGCCTGTTTATGGCGCGGATCGGGCTCGCCGCCATGCAAAGCTGTAGGCCTATCCCCTTTGCTGAAAAGCAGCGCCCGCGTTTATCTGCGTTAATAAAGCGCATTGGCATCGGGTTAAAGGAGCGTATGCCAGAAGTTTTCTCTGTGGTTGGGTTTGGCAGTCGGGGTGCGCATACTCCCACTAAGTCTGGAGAGAAGTTTTCACGAAAGCGCTGA
- a CDS encoding class I SAM-dependent methyltransferase: MEDEGYRRFLSRCANPLLKMLPPASEGMDFGCGPAPLLASILEGHGHKVELFDHFYFPASRSSEKTYDFIVSTEVIEHLSSPGDELSKLWGQLRVGGLMALMTKLVISPERFANWHYIRDPTHISFFSAETFRWLARRLGAELMFVDNDVIFLKKSGVHPE, translated from the coding sequence ATGGAAGATGAAGGTTATCGTCGTTTCCTTAGCCGTTGTGCCAACCCACTTTTAAAAATGCTTCCGCCTGCTAGTGAGGGAATGGACTTTGGTTGTGGGCCTGCTCCATTGTTGGCGAGTATTTTAGAGGGGCATGGTCATAAGGTTGAACTGTTTGATCATTTTTACTTTCCTGCAAGCCGCTCCTCCGAAAAAACCTACGATTTTATCGTGTCGACAGAGGTAATAGAGCACTTGAGCTCTCCGGGCGATGAACTGTCAAAGCTATGGGGGCAATTACGCGTTGGTGGCCTTATGGCACTGATGACTAAGTTAGTCATTTCCCCAGAGCGATTTGCCAACTGGCACTATATCCGCGACCCAACACATATTTCCTTTTTTAGTGCTGAAACCTTCCGGTGGCTGGCGCGGAGATTAGGTGCTGAATTGATGTTCGTGGATAACGATGTGATTTTCTTAAAAAAATCAGGTGTTCACCCGGAATAG